In Manis pentadactyla isolate mManPen7 chromosome 3, mManPen7.hap1, whole genome shotgun sequence, a single window of DNA contains:
- the TPD52L3 gene encoding LOW QUALITY PROTEIN: tumor protein D55 (The sequence of the model RefSeq protein was modified relative to this genomic sequence to represent the inferred CDS: inserted 2 bases in 2 codons; deleted 1 base in 1 codon; substituted 1 base at 1 genomic stop codon): protein MPGAMAETSAGVYESHLTAEPEDLAEAEQKKLKSEFTKLEMEIVTVHHVLAVKERRGGMELRRKLGLIALVGXENLSKSXHNVQISNAYVKQKTSAALSTMGSPICRKLXDMKKSATSFQGYMFNKYLLN from the exons ATGCCAGGCGCCATGGCAGAGACCTCTGCAGGTGTATATGAATCCCACCTGACTGCTGAACCAGAGGATCTTGCAGAGGCTGAGCAAAAGAAGCTCAAATCTGAGTTCACTAAATTGGAGATGGAAATTGTAACTGTACACCATGTGCTGGCAGTCAAAGAAAGA AGGGGCGGCATGGAGCTTAGAAGGAAGTTGGGCCTCATAGCCTTGGTAG CAGAGAATCTGTCCAAGAGCTAGCACAATGTTCAGATCTCCAATGCCTATGTGAAACAGAAGACATCAGCTGCCCTGTCCACCATGGGCTCTCCCATCTGCAGGAAGT CAGACATGAAGAAGTCGGCCACATCCTTTCAAG